One genomic region from Streptomyces sp. NBC_01304 encodes:
- a CDS encoding LysR family transcriptional regulator, with translation MDIAMYQLRTFWEVSRAGSITKAGRRLGYSQSTVTSHVRALEAQAGVPLFQRLPHGVRLTEAGETFRNYASRMLSVVDELSAALAAGGEISGRVSIGAAAFLMDQEATKLIWECRYRYPRVEVSPVGMDAARIVDEVAAGRLDMGLLLAMPDHEWEGRPGIALQDLHPIDLVCVASSALRGPGRHLSKTLRGARILQVDTTCASQDLLLSSLERGYGVRPEVMQAGSVGGALELMRTGSFVGLLPAQAVEREIANGEVFVLDEVPRLRSTVRMIWVEQPWLPPALTAMLDLARRTGQAAGAGGPGAGSPGVPPVPPVPPASAGQAEPGEALSRAS, from the coding sequence GTGGACATCGCCATGTATCAGTTGCGTACGTTCTGGGAAGTTTCGCGGGCCGGCAGCATCACGAAGGCAGGCCGGCGCCTGGGCTACTCGCAGTCGACTGTCACTTCTCATGTCAGGGCACTCGAGGCGCAGGCCGGGGTGCCGTTGTTCCAACGCCTGCCGCACGGGGTGCGGCTCACCGAGGCGGGAGAGACCTTCCGCAACTACGCGAGCCGGATGCTGTCCGTCGTCGACGAGCTGTCCGCGGCCCTCGCCGCAGGCGGGGAGATCAGCGGCCGGGTGTCGATCGGCGCGGCCGCGTTCCTGATGGACCAGGAGGCCACCAAGCTCATCTGGGAGTGCCGCTACCGCTATCCGCGGGTGGAGGTGTCGCCGGTCGGGATGGACGCGGCGCGGATCGTCGACGAAGTCGCCGCGGGTAGGCTGGACATGGGCCTGCTGCTCGCCATGCCGGACCACGAGTGGGAGGGGCGGCCCGGCATCGCGCTGCAGGATCTGCACCCCATCGACCTGGTGTGTGTGGCCAGTTCGGCGCTGCGGGGGCCCGGCCGGCATCTGTCCAAGACCCTGCGCGGGGCACGCATTCTGCAGGTCGACACCACCTGTGCCTCGCAGGATCTGCTGCTGTCCTCGCTGGAGCGGGGCTATGGCGTGCGGCCGGAGGTGATGCAGGCGGGCTCGGTCGGCGGGGCCCTGGAGCTGATGCGTACCGGCTCGTTCGTCGGGCTGCTGCCGGCGCAGGCAGTGGAGCGGGAGATCGCCAACGGTGAGGTCTTCGTCCTCGACGAGGTGCCCCGCCTGCGCTCCACGGTGCGGATGATCTGGGTCGAACAGCCCTGGCTGCCGCCCGCGTTGACGGCCATGCTCGACCTGGCCCGGCGCACCGGTCAGGCGGCCGGGGCGGGCGGCCCGGGCGCGGGCTCGCCCGGCGTACCGCCGGTTCCGCCGGTGCCGCCCGCGTCGGCGGGGCAGGCCGAGCCGGGCGAGGCGCTCAGCCGGGCCAGCTGA